The Vicinamibacteria bacterium nucleotide sequence GGAACGTTTCTTGACTGTCTCGCGTACGCTTTGGAAAGCCTGACTTGAGGGAGGTGTGTCATTGCGTCGGAAATTGAGCTGGATCGTTTGGCTCGCGCTGGCGACTGTTTCCGGCGCGGCCACAGCGCGACCGCAATCGCATCAGCCTCCTGCTGCGTGTGAGTCGGTCGCCGGCTTCCACCGGCTCGATTTCTGGCTCGGAAGCTGGGACGTCTACGTCGGCGAGCAGAAGGTGGGCGACAACCGAATCGAGAAGATGCTCGCCGGTTGCGCCATTCTCGAGCATTGGACGGACGCCGAAGGCAACGAAGGCAAGAGCTTTTTCTTCTACGTACCGGCCACCGATACGTGGAAACAGGTGTGGGTTACCGAACGTGCGACCGCTCCTGGCGGCGTCAAAGAGAAGGTCCTCGTCGAGACTTTCGACGATGGTGGCGTCCGGTTTCAGGGAGAGATCCCTCTCGAGGGCGGCGGCCGTTATTTCGATCGTACGACCCTGACGCCGCTCGCCGAAGGCCGAGTGGGACAGCATATCGAGATCTCGAGAGATGGCAAGAGCTGGGAATCCACGTTCGACGCCGTCTACGTACCCAAGACGAAGTAGAGCTCCCCGCATGAATGTGGGTTGTTGTCTTTTTCACGTCGTCAACTTGCGTTCCGACTTCAGCTTCGCGAGTCGTCTCTCGAGGCGGGCTTCCGCTTTCGCCGGCGCGGCGTGTGGCAACCGGGCCCATCGCTCGAGCGTCCTGAGCTCCGCTTTGCGATTCCCCCGTTTACGATAGACCGTCGCGAGTTGCTCGTAGTACCAATGAGGTACGCCTCGATCCTGCTTCCGCGCTTTTTCTTCCACGACGTCGATCAATGTCTCGAGCATGCGCTCGGCCTCGTCGAGCTGCCCGCTCTGGGTCATTGCGACGATCTCGTTCTTGAAGGCCGTCTTCTCGCCGGACAGGAGCTCGTCGTCCGAAGGGATACGGGGCGCGGGCGTCGCGTCCGTCTGGCTCGGCTTGGCGAAGAGTGACGTTTGGTAGCCGCGGCCGGTGAGAACGATCGCCAGGAGCAAGGCGAAGGGACCGAGCACGAGACTCAGCGCGAGCCACTGCCAGACGTGGAACCGGCGGATGAGCCCGCTCACGAAAGCGAGCCCGGCGGCGGCCACCCACGTGACGGCGAGGGTCAAGGCGATATCGGAGCTCATGAGAAGCGTAGAGTGCTAAACTAACACGTTTACTGTGACTTCCAGGACGGAACCCATACGCAAAGAGGCGCTCGAGGGGCTCGAGCGCGTATCGGATGCCGCCGAGCTCGAGGCCTGGCGCATCGCCCACATGGGGCGGAAGAGTCCGCTCTCCACGTTGCTCCGGTCCCTTGGCGAGCTTTCTTCCGACGAGCGGCGCTCGTTGGGACAGGCGGTCAACGCCCTCAAGGAGGAGCTTTCTACCGCGCTCGTCCGCAAGCAGGAGAGCCTGGAGCGCGCGCGGTTCGAGGAAACGGTCACGTTGGGGCGGATCGACGTGAGCTTGCCCGCACGACCGCTGGCATTGGGACGGCTTCACCCCGTCACGCAAACTCAGCGAGAGGTCCTCGACGCCTTCGTCGCCCAGGGGTTCTCGGTGATCGAGGGCCCTGAGGTCGAGCTCGATTACTACAACTTCGAGGCGCTTCGGATTCCCAAAGACCATCCCGCCCGGGAGCTGATGGATACGTTCTACGTAGACCGCGAGGATGACGGGGATGCGAAGCTCGTCCTGCGCACCCATACCTCCCCGAACCAGATACGATTCATGGAAAAGCATCGTCCGCCGCTGCGTATCGTCTGCCCGGGACGCATCTACCGCAACGAGGCCACGGATCCCACCCACGAATGGATGTGTACCCAGACGGAAGTCCTCGCGGTCGACGAGGGCTTGACGTTAGCCCATCTCAAGGGAACGCTGTTCGAGCTCGCGAAGCGGCTGTTTGGTCAGGACCGCAAGATTCGCTTTCGCTGTGACTTCTTTCCCTTCGTCGAGCCGGGCGTGGACATGGCGATCGACTGTTTTCTGTGCGGCGGCAGCGGTTGTCGCACGTGCAAGAACGAAGGCTGGATCGAGATCCTCGGAGCGGGGATGGTGCACCCCGAGATTCTAGAGAACATGGGCTATGACCCCGAGGTTTTCACCGGCTTTGCCGCGGGACTGGGAGTCGAGAGGATCGCGATGCTGCGGAACGGAATCGACGATATCCGTGCGTTCTACGAGAACGATCTGCGCTTCTTGAGTCAGTTCTGATGCGCGTTCCACTCAAATGGCTGTCGGACTACGTGGCGCTCGCGCGTCCGGTGAACGAGATCGCGCACCTTCTCACCATGGCCGGTCTCGAGGTCACCGGGATCGAGCGAACCGGAGGGGATTGGGAGGGTGTCGTCGTGGGGCACGTCCGCGAGGTTCGGCCCCATCCGAACGCCGATCGACTCCGTCTCGTGACCGTGGACATCGGCTCCGCCCGCCCAGAGGTCGTCTGCGGGGCATCCAACGTCGCCGTGGGGCAAAAGGTGGCTTACGCGGGCCTGGGAGCGGAGCTCGTCGACGCTCGCAGCGGGGGAACGTCGAAGCTCAAGAAGGCGAACATTCGGGGAGTCGTCTCCGAGGGTATGGTCTGCTCGGAGCGCGAGTTGGGCCTGGGTGACGAGCACGAGGGGATCCTGGTCCTGGCCGATGACGCGCCGACGGGCCGGGCGCTCGGTGAGGTCCTGGGCGACACCGTTTTGGTCATCGACATGAAACCCAACCGCGCCGACGGTCTCTCAGTCCTCGGCGTCGCACGAGAGGTTGCGGCCCTCACGGGGGCAGCCTGGGAGGACCCGAGGCTCGACTTTGTCGCGGGCGACGCCATCGATGGCCGTGCGGGAGCCGAGATCGCGGACGCCGACTTGTGCCCGCGATTCACGCTCGCGCTCGTCGAGGAGATCGAGATCGTCTCTTCTCCGTCCTGGATGCAGGAGCGTCTTCGCGCGGCGGGGATGAGGCCCATCAACAACGTCGTGGACATCACGAACTACGTGATGCTCGAGCTCGGACAGCCCATCCACGCGTTCGACTACGACAAGATCCGCGACCACCACATCATCGTGAGGCGCGCGCGGCCCGGCGAGCGGTTGACCACGCTCGATGGAAAAGAACGAGTTCTTACTGGCGAGCAGCTCCTGATTACC carries:
- the pheS gene encoding phenylalanine--tRNA ligase subunit alpha; amino-acid sequence: MTSRTEPIRKEALEGLERVSDAAELEAWRIAHMGRKSPLSTLLRSLGELSSDERRSLGQAVNALKEELSTALVRKQESLERARFEETVTLGRIDVSLPARPLALGRLHPVTQTQREVLDAFVAQGFSVIEGPEVELDYYNFEALRIPKDHPARELMDTFYVDREDDGDAKLVLRTHTSPNQIRFMEKHRPPLRIVCPGRIYRNEATDPTHEWMCTQTEVLAVDEGLTLAHLKGTLFELAKRLFGQDRKIRFRCDFFPFVEPGVDMAIDCFLCGGSGCRTCKNEGWIEILGAGMVHPEILENMGYDPEVFTGFAAGLGVERIAMLRNGIDDIRAFYENDLRFLSQF